The following are encoded together in the Leptospira stimsonii genome:
- a CDS encoding helix-turn-helix transcriptional regulator codes for MTSKKTEKLVGKKVQAVLEDHGESQKEAAPELNITPAGLNNIIQGRVESLSQTFLTSFKERYKINLDWLLDDSRSIKPVLYSSSDEGPVFQMDEDKVLFSKIKNTKGLKEIVKTLLQISPEQRKIIADVASEFSKKK; via the coding sequence ATGACCTCAAAGAAAACTGAAAAATTAGTCGGAAAGAAGGTACAAGCAGTTCTTGAAGATCACGGTGAAAGTCAAAAAGAAGCGGCTCCTGAGTTAAACATTACTCCAGCCGGATTAAACAATATTATTCAGGGTAGAGTAGAATCGTTGTCTCAAACGTTCTTAACTTCCTTTAAGGAAAGATATAAGATTAACCTTGATTGGCTTTTAGATGATTCAAGATCGATTAAACCTGTTTTGTATTCTTCATCGGATGAAGGACCGGTTTTTCAGATGGATGAGGATAAAGTTTTATTCAGTAAGATCAAAAATACAAAAGGGCTAAAAGAAATCGTAAAAACTTTATTACAGATTTCTCCTGAGCAAAGAAAAATAATTGCCGATGTTGCTTCTGAATTTTCGAAGAAGAAGTGA
- a CDS encoding helix-turn-helix domain-containing protein: protein MDDKLVSREYPQPESRKRPFWWPFHAQKASFGQTKSNSNGEILEEERKSFFDQLRKARIESHLTQTQVSAKLGKYQSYMSKIESGKKRLFIEDFIRLCELYNKPPEYFYSVFSK, encoded by the coding sequence ATGGACGATAAATTAGTATCCAGAGAATATCCTCAGCCGGAAAGCAGAAAAAGACCCTTTTGGTGGCCCTTTCACGCTCAAAAAGCCTCCTTTGGTCAAACAAAATCTAATAGTAACGGGGAAATCTTAGAAGAAGAAAGAAAATCTTTTTTCGACCAACTTAGAAAAGCGAGAATTGAGTCGCATCTAACTCAAACCCAAGTCTCTGCAAAACTCGGAAAGTACCAAAGTTATATGTCAAAGATTGAATCTGGTAAGAAGAGATTGTTTATCGAGGATTTTATCAGATTATGCGAACTTTATAATAAACCTCCTGAGTATTTCTATTCCGTATTTTCGAAATGA
- a CDS encoding SIR2 family protein: MIDEKAILRQIETRLESKIILFTGAGFTLKCKDTQGKSLPLGLDLAKELWALIEGVVRIPYDGSGLKETFNIVQKKKPKELEYFLNKRFQIDPNSVQEFYRRYIEFPWNKIYTLNIDDIFEVLNRKYSPRIKVNPISGTVHKNTTQSYNVMDVYHLNGRLADGPNNVIFSVDDYATHQGFEHPYYKILASEMNECMFIFIGSELDEEILWKHLKLRDLKERSNNELRPESFIVTPTIKEAKRLMLRERNITHVPMTAEEFSNKILSQLETKYQEVSLRKKQRLIEIKKEVTVPLIPDIITKKESPSKRRHILLGYKPIWSDILNNKTISRKVEEELYDKVKEEGQPLLEGQRRKIYLLSGTAGDGKPTTLMRLSLRLSRDGFNVGYLDPDSNFFWNKLKNIVDATDKLDILVIDDIHVYKDNFIKYINEVIALDKVSCIVVSCRSNKVDRIFKYKSLLNATLIEYSTGKLNDSEIIQLLALLQKEDMLGKLTSKSSEERFRILRSKYDNDRQLIVALIEATSGSDLKKYIKDEFTDLDDTKKGIYAIIAIANRFGAKLSSSEISLSLNMPNIEFLNALHEMVQRGLLEKSSAGYYSLRHRVIASNVYDKVVEEGNAHVYFESICRMAAIISYDSKLSKNKRIKSLVKICLGHDLLLNVTNKDIDKINEVYDNLKDYYKEEHHYWLQRAVVEIEIGELAYAYNHVATAHSLAPSDPLVLITMYHLDLKKELLETISDESQGKFMETIQKLKDLIDSRSDIDPKPYHILGYQSLQWANRKIPRREEKRDFLGPIRSVVEAGVSVFPDDQMLRQLYTDIHRTILYTTIS, from the coding sequence ATGATTGATGAAAAAGCTATTTTAAGACAAATAGAAACCCGATTAGAGTCGAAGATTATTTTATTTACTGGAGCTGGATTTACTTTAAAGTGCAAGGATACTCAAGGTAAATCATTGCCTTTAGGTTTAGATTTGGCTAAGGAATTGTGGGCACTAATAGAAGGTGTAGTGAGGATTCCTTATGACGGATCAGGCTTAAAAGAAACTTTTAATATAGTACAAAAAAAGAAACCCAAAGAATTAGAATATTTTCTTAATAAAAGATTTCAAATAGATCCGAATTCTGTTCAGGAGTTTTATAGAAGATATATAGAATTTCCTTGGAATAAAATTTATACGCTCAATATAGATGATATATTTGAAGTTTTAAATAGAAAATACTCACCACGCATTAAAGTAAATCCAATTTCTGGAACAGTTCATAAAAACACAACACAGTCTTATAATGTAATGGATGTCTATCATCTCAATGGGAGATTGGCCGATGGACCAAATAACGTAATATTTTCCGTAGATGATTATGCGACTCATCAAGGATTTGAGCATCCTTATTATAAAATTCTCGCCAGTGAAATGAATGAGTGCATGTTTATTTTCATAGGTAGTGAGTTAGATGAAGAGATCCTATGGAAACATCTGAAATTGCGTGACTTGAAAGAAAGATCCAATAATGAACTTCGTCCTGAATCGTTTATTGTTACTCCAACAATTAAAGAAGCGAAGAGGCTAATGTTGAGAGAACGAAACATTACTCATGTGCCAATGACAGCGGAGGAATTTTCAAATAAGATATTGAGTCAATTGGAGACAAAATATCAAGAGGTGAGTTTACGAAAAAAGCAAAGACTTATAGAAATTAAGAAGGAAGTTACAGTTCCTTTGATTCCGGATATAATAACTAAAAAAGAAAGCCCATCGAAACGAAGACATATTCTTCTTGGCTATAAGCCAATTTGGAGTGATATTTTAAATAACAAAACAATTTCAAGAAAAGTAGAAGAAGAGCTTTATGATAAAGTGAAAGAAGAAGGCCAGCCGTTGTTAGAGGGGCAGAGAAGGAAAATTTATCTATTGAGCGGCACGGCAGGCGATGGCAAACCTACGACTCTTATGAGATTATCATTAAGACTTTCTCGAGACGGATTTAACGTAGGATATTTGGACCCTGATTCTAATTTCTTTTGGAATAAGTTAAAAAACATCGTTGATGCAACTGATAAATTGGATATTTTAGTAATTGATGATATTCACGTTTACAAGGATAACTTTATTAAGTATATAAATGAAGTAATTGCATTAGATAAAGTTTCGTGCATCGTAGTATCATGTCGGTCAAATAAAGTCGATCGAATTTTTAAGTATAAAAGCTTGCTTAATGCAACGCTGATTGAGTATTCAACAGGAAAACTCAATGATTCTGAAATTATTCAACTTCTCGCTCTCCTTCAAAAGGAGGATATGTTAGGCAAGTTAACGTCTAAGTCTTCAGAAGAACGGTTTAGAATTCTCAGAAGTAAATATGACAATGATCGCCAGTTGATTGTTGCTTTGATAGAGGCTACTTCGGGAAGTGATTTGAAGAAATATATTAAGGATGAATTCACGGACTTAGATGATACAAAAAAAGGAATATATGCAATCATTGCTATTGCAAACAGATTTGGGGCAAAGCTTTCTTCTTCTGAAATCAGCCTTTCTTTAAATATGCCAAATATTGAATTTCTTAATGCTTTGCATGAGATGGTTCAGAGAGGGTTGCTTGAGAAAAGTTCGGCGGGGTATTATTCCTTGCGGCATAGGGTTATTGCGAGTAATGTATATGATAAAGTTGTTGAAGAGGGTAATGCGCATGTTTATTTTGAAAGCATTTGTAGGATGGCGGCGATTATTTCTTATGATTCGAAATTATCTAAAAATAAAAGAATTAAATCGTTAGTTAAAATTTGTCTTGGACATGACTTGTTGCTTAATGTTACTAACAAAGATATAGATAAGATCAATGAAGTATATGATAACTTGAAAGATTATTATAAAGAAGAGCATCACTATTGGTTGCAAAGAGCTGTTGTCGAAATCGAAATTGGAGAATTGGCATACGCTTACAATCATGTCGCTACTGCTCATTCTCTGGCCCCATCGGATCCTTTAGTTTTAATCACGATGTACCATTTAGATCTTAAAAAAGAATTACTTGAAACAATTAGCGATGAGTCACAAGGAAAATTCATGGAGACTATTCAGAAATTAAAGGATCTAATTGATTCTCGATCGGACATCGATCCAAAGCCTTATCATATATTAGGCTATCAATCGCTACAGTGGGCAAATCGGAAAATCCCAAGAAGGGAAGAGAAAAGAGACTTTTTAGGTCCTATAAGATCTGTAGTAGAGGCAGGGGTGAGTGTATTTCCGGATGATCAAATGCTAAGGCAATTGTATACGGATATTCATAGAACCATACTTTATACAACAATTTCATAG
- a CDS encoding serine/threonine protein kinase, translated as MDDYLKDFTLLEELGRGGQKTVYLAKNSEKPEVVIKIGAFDSMHSLERIRREVEFLKNDHSGYFPRVYDFKIDFMKNQFLIVEEFISKTTLRKKISGPSSIEDVRKVLLGLLNPLKTIWEQGIVHRDVKPENILITDDGLFVLIDLGIAKFNNSESLTALGTFQGPGSYQYSSPEQLLNHQGQIGPRSDMFSLAIVMLELYYGVHPFDPGKAGGMSITENILNGNYYISNELKNHPMIKYFKKSLSVEQYKRYNNSDKIIEDLQYA; from the coding sequence GTGGATGATTATTTAAAGGATTTTACATTGCTTGAAGAATTGGGAAGAGGCGGTCAAAAAACAGTATATTTAGCCAAAAATTCAGAAAAGCCAGAAGTTGTAATTAAAATTGGTGCATTTGATTCAATGCATTCTCTTGAAAGAATTAGACGCGAAGTTGAATTTCTTAAGAATGATCATAGCGGATATTTTCCAAGAGTCTATGATTTCAAAATTGATTTCATGAAAAATCAATTTCTAATAGTCGAAGAATTTATTTCTAAAACAACACTTCGCAAAAAGATAAGCGGTCCGTCGAGCATAGAAGATGTTAGAAAAGTTTTATTAGGTTTACTCAATCCCCTGAAAACCATTTGGGAGCAGGGCATTGTTCATCGTGACGTTAAGCCGGAAAATATTCTGATAACCGATGATGGATTATTTGTACTTATCGATCTAGGAATTGCAAAATTTAATAATAGCGAATCATTAACTGCCTTGGGAACCTTTCAAGGTCCAGGTTCATACCAATATTCTTCACCTGAACAATTACTAAATCATCAAGGTCAAATCGGCCCAAGGAGTGATATGTTTTCTCTGGCTATTGTAATGTTAGAATTATATTACGGTGTTCATCCTTTTGACCCAGGTAAAGCGGGCGGAATGTCTATAACGGAGAATATTTTAAATGGGAACTACTATATATCGAATGAATTAAAAAATCACCCAATGATTAAATATTTTAAGAAAAGCTTATCAGTTGAACAATATAAAAGATATAATAACTCGGATAAAATAATTGAGGATTTACAATATGCCTAG